One window of the Anopheles cruzii chromosome 2, idAnoCruzAS_RS32_06, whole genome shotgun sequence genome contains the following:
- the LOC128278530 gene encoding dipeptidase 1-like, producing the protein MSLLSTVLAYRWTLALCFLFLSALLSLTLAGPLAIDVEEPPASPKQLFGSTVLDEVPLIDGHNDLPWNLYNYERNRINNFELNSDLKQHPVWGPSTSSHTDIPRLRTGKVGAQFWVAYVSCSNQYKDAVERTLEQIDVIKRMVRKYPEHLKYVTGTAGIRAAFEEGKVGSLIAVEGGHSMDSRLAVLRMYYELGVRYMTLTHSCNTPWADASPIDDETDPVLRNVSVWGRNVIWEMNRLGMLIDLSHVSHGVMVDVLEHTKAPVIFSHSSSHAIYQHHRNVQDDVLKSLVANRGIIMVNFYTGFIGGNSIDNVVAHLNYIKSVTGPDYIGLGSDFDGVGSVPIGLDDVSKYPDLFDMLADGVYRSGDTFVPWTREELRALAGENLLRVFGEVERVRDSMADVAPYEDLIPYAEFVDAGVADQPCMSDMEIHKQ; encoded by the exons ATGTCACTTCTATCAACAG TTCTAGCATACCGGTGGACGTTGGCGCTATGCTTCTTGTTCCTGTCGGCCCTCCTATCACTGACCCTGGCCGGCCCATTGGCGATCGATGTGGAAGAACCACCGGCTTCGCCAAAGCAATTGTTTGGGAGCACCGTGCTCGATGAAGTGCCCCTAATCGATGG ACACAATGATCTGCCGTGGAATCTGTACAACTATGAGCGTAACCGTATCAATAACTTCGAACTGAACAGTGACCTCAAACAGCACCCGGTATGGGGGCCCTCGACTAGCAGCCACACGGACATACCGCGTCTGCGGACGGGCAAAGTTGGGGCCCAGTTCTGGGTCGCGTATGTCAGCTGCTCCAACCAGTACAAAGATGCCGTGGAGCGGACGCTCGAGCAGATCGACGTGATCAAGCGCATGGTACGGAAGTACCCGGAACATCTGAAGTACGTCACCGGGACGGCCGGGATAAGGGCGGCGTTTGAGGAGGGAAAGGTTGGGTCGCTGATCGCCGTTGAGGGCGGCCACTCGATGGACTCGCGGCTGGCCGTGTTGCGGATGTACTACGAGCTCGGCGTTCGGTACATGACCCTAACGCACTCCTGCAACACCCCGTGGGCCGATGCATCGCCGATCGATGACGAAACGGATCCGGTGCTGCGAAACGTGTCCGTCTGGGGCCGGAACGTGATCTGGGAGATGAACCGGCTGGGCATGCTGATCGACCTGTCGCACGTGAGCCACGGGGTTATGGTGGACGTTCTAGAGCACACGAAGGCACCGGTCATTTTCAGCCACTCTTCGTCGCACGCCATCTATCAGCATCACCGGAACGTGCAGGACGATGTGCTGAAGAGTTTGGTCGCGAACCGGGGCATCATTATGGTCAACTTCTACACCGGATTCATCGGCGGCAACTCGATCGACAATGTTGTGG CGCATCTGAACTACATCAAGAGCGTCACAGGTCCAGATTACATTGGACTTGGGAGTGACTTCGACGGTGTCGGATCCGTACCGATCGGGCTGGACGATGTCTCAAAGTATCCGGACCTGTTCGATATGCTGGCCGATGGTGTCTACCGCAGCGGGGACACGTTTGTACCGTGGACCCGCGAAGAACTGCGAGCGTTGGCGGGTGAGAACTTGCTGCGAGTGTTTGGCGAGGTCGAGCGAGTTCGCGACAGTATGGCGGATGTAGCGCCGTATGAGGACCTGATTCCGTACGCGGAGTTTGTCGATGCCGGAGTCGCCGACCAGCCGTGCATGAGCGACATGGAGATCCACAAACAGTGA
- the LOC128268246 gene encoding ribosome biogenesis protein SPATA5L1: MEETHRLRLEYSPHLEPSFAVPQTCLLWFREGDRKNWKFPYAMPAIGRLANGQQYLWRMHPQRDRNSVHREGYFSLDSVEAPESEEAVPSADRTLVEVVPITQPIADFESVLLDVRLDCAVVDTTLLVAKDCLHVLLRSFLSLSFFCRGARLDFSKMRHKGLCEAYVKDTTGPPTGYGSLGKGTRIEIGRILYHSVRHNVWQGKRLGGVTEARQQLTDALVTRRSSLLLAGPSGTGKYTMVKSLAVDHNYPLFEVRGLHFIRSLPGETEAELRKIFQRLEHFEELIDDGRPILLLVKDIDMICPKNSAKKGEDSSNISRIASQFLALIDQYLESSSNLVIIGTTSCIENLDPRLRRPGRLVKEITLGIPSREQRIDILRSFESDSTFTPAQLEEMAHRTTGYVGAELQLLYFNVTRERDRRNLSFQDALTAAQRKHRPGALRNAIGLVGEDRSLNLDSFGGLQQLKTLLRLCVVQQLKNPARFRQLGISPLKGILLYGPPGCAKTTLAKCLAAESGMTFLSLSAAEIYSPYVGDAERLITRVFNEARMNAPAAIFLDEIDSLVGNRGTAGMSGTGVSVNMGVLSTLLLEMDGIGQAEQTASLLSEDAKRVVVLAATNRPDMVDDALLRPGRLTKLIHIPAPDEQTRVEILRKTGEATPFAPDVNLKRLAERTERYSGADLTNLCSQAALVAATENLSAAVVTMAHFEAALQDVRPSLTQEQIDWYYAYEANKRT; the protein is encoded by the exons ATGGAGGAGACCCACAGGCTGCGTTTAGAGTACAGCCCCCATCTAGAACCATCGTTCGCTGTGCCACAGACGTGTCTGTTGTGGTTCCGCGAAGGCGACCGTAAGAACTGGAAGTTTCCGTACGCGATGCCGGCTATCGGACGGTTGGCCAACGGTCAGCAGTATCTCTGGCGAATGCACCCCCAGCGGGATCGAAACTCGGTCCACCGAGAAGGCTATTTTAGCCTAGATTCGGTAGAGGCACCCGAAAGTGAAGAGGCCGTTCCGTCTGCCGATCGAACACTGGTCGAGGTCGTGCCCATAACGCAACCGATCGCCGACTTCGAATCAGTGTTACTCGATGTCCGGTTAGATTGTGCCGTGGTAGACACAACGCTACTGGTTGCCAAGGATTGCTTGCACGTGCTGCTCCGTTCGTTTCTTAgtttatcctttttctgtCGCGGTGCGCGACTCGATTTCAGCAAAATGCGCCACAAAGGGCTTTGTGAAGCGTACGTAAAGGACACGACCGGGCCACCGACCGGTTACGGCTCGCTTGGAAAGGGAACGCGTATCGAAATCGGCCGCATTCTGTACCATTCCGTCCGGCACAATGTGTGGCAGGGTAAGCGGCTCGGAGGTGTTACCGAAGCTCGTCAACAGTTGACCGACGCGCTGGTCACCAGACGGTCATCGCTCCTGCTCGCCGGACCGAGCGGTACGGGAAAGTACACGATGGTCAAATCGTTGGCCGTGGACCACAACTACCCCCTGTTTGAGGTGCGCGGACTACACTTTATCCGTTCGTTGCCCGGTGAAACGGAGGCCGAACTGCGGAAGATATTCCAGCGCTTGGAGCACTTCGAAGAGCTGATCGACGACGGGCGGCCAATTCTTCTGCTGGTGAAGGACATCGATATGATATGCCCGAAGAACAGCGCCAAAAAGGGAGAGGATTCGTCCAACATCTCCCGCATCGCTTCACAGTTCCTGGCGCTGATCGATCAGTACCTAGAGTCATCGAGTAACCTAGTCATAATCGGCACCACATCCTGCATCGAGAACCTGGACCCGCGGCTGAGAAGGCCAGGTCGGTTAGTGAAAGAGATTACACTCGGGATACCGTCCCGCGAGCAGCGGATCGACATTCTGCGCTCCTTCGAATCGGACAGCACCTTTACGCCAGCGCAGCTAGAAGAAATGGCCCACCGAACGACGGGATACGTTGGCGCAGAACTGCAGCTTCTTTACTTCAACGTgacccgagagagagatcggCGAAACCTTTCGTTTCAGGACGCACTGACCGCGGCACAGCGGAAACATCGACCGGGCGCACTCCGGAACGCGATCGGATTGGTCGGCGAGGATCGGTCGCTGAACCTCGATTCGTTCGGTGGCCTGCAGCAGCTAAAGACGTTGCTACGGTTGTGCGTCGTGCAGCAGCTGAAAAATCCGGCCCGCTTCCGGCAGCTCGGTATTAGCCCGTTGAAAGGCATCCTACTGTACGGTCCGCCCGGGTGTGCCAAAACCACACTCGCCAAGTGCCTTGCGGCCGAGTCCGGCATGACGTTTCTGTCACTTTCGGCGGCCGAGATCTACTCACCGTACGTTGGCGATGCCGAGCGGCTTATCACGCGCGTGTTCAACGAGGCTCGCATGAACGCTCCGGCCGCAATCTTTTTGGACGAAATCGATTCCCTCGTGGGTAACCGGGGAACAGCAGGAATGTCCGGAACGGGCGTGTCCGTCAACATGGGCGTTCTGTCGACGCTTTTGCTCGAAATGGACGGCATTGGCCAGGCCGAACAAACGGCCAGTCTGTTGAGTGAGGATGCGAAGCGGGTCGTAGTGCTTGCGGCCACTAATCGGCCCGATATGGTCGATGATGCACTACTGCGACCGGGCCGTCTAACGAAACTGATCCACATTCCTGCTCCGGATGAGCAAACGCGAGTGGAAATACTCCGTAAGACCGGAGAGGCCACGCCATTCGCTCCGGATGTGAACTTAAAGCGGCTGGCCGAACGTACGGAGCGATATTCTGGTGCCGACCTTACAAATCTCTGCTCACAG gCAGCATTGGTGGCAGCAACGGAGAACCTTAGCGCAGCAGTGGTCACGATGGCACACTTTGAAGCAGCACTGCAAGACGTCCGCCCTTCGCTAACACAGGAGCAGATCGACTGGTACTACGCTTACGAGGCCAACAAGCGAACATGA
- the LOC128278529 gene encoding dipeptidase 1-like codes for MFLQGILSNKKLLTACAIAAVITICAIVVPIAVVNSYDDAPSAMVTSTTMAPFIGRDVLDEVPLIDGHNDLPFAVYLMEKNVIKNFHLDTNLKTDPLWMTSDRSHTDLPRMRQGMVGAQFWVAYVRCVDTQYLDSVARTLEQIDVTKRIIRRYPADLIYVDSADGIMEAFQEKKIGSLIAVEGGHSIDSRLAVLRLYYELGVRYLTLTHSCNTPWADASPVDEVEQGSPPPQLNNLSAWGRNVIWEMNRLGMMVDISHVSYGVMRDVLEHSRAPVIFSHSSAHAVHGHHRNVQDDILQQLAAKGGLVMVNFYPLFVGGNTIDDVIKHLNHIRSLIGVDHIGIGGDYNGVTDTPEGLEDVSKYPDLFDLLAEGSFRAGGTFERWTRDELKKLAGLNLIRVFHAVEQVRDSLTGEDPYEDLIPFEEYERAGVAVQPCMTDINIHRS; via the exons ATGTTCCTCCAGGGAA TTTTAAGCAACAAAAAGCTACTGACGGCCTGCGCGATCGCGGCCGTGATAACGATCTGCGCCATCGTGGTACCGATTGCCGTGGTCAACTCGTACGATGATGCGCCAAGCGCAATGGTAACGTCAACGACCATGGCGCCGTTTATCGGCCGAGACGTGTTAGATGAAGTTCCCCTGATCGATGG GCACAACGATCTACCCTTCGCGGTCTATCTGATGGAGAAGAATGTAATCAAAAATTTCCACCTCGACACGAACCTCAAAACGGACCCCCTGTGGATGACTTCCGACCGGAGTCACACCGATCTGCCGCGGATGCGCCAGGGAATGGTGGGCGCCCAGTTCTGGGTCGCTTACGTGCGCTGCGTCGACACGCAGTACCTGGACTCGGTGGCGCGGACCTTGGAGCAGATTGACGTCACCAAGCGCATCATCCGCCGGTATCCGGCCGATCTGATTTACGTCGATTCGGCCGACGGTATAATGGAAGCGTTTCAGGAGAAGAAAATTGGCTCGCTCATTGCGGTCGAAGGTGGCCACTCGATCGATTCGCGGCTGGCCGTGCTCCGGTTGTACTACGAGCTGGGCGTCCGTTACCTAACCCTAACGCACTCGTGCAACACCCCGTGGGCCGATGCGTCGCCGGTGGATGAGGTCGAGCAGGGCAGCCCTCCGCCACAGCTAAACAATCTCTCCGCCTGGGGCCGCAATGTCATCTGGGAGATGAACCGGTTGGGTATGATGGTGGACATATCGCACGTTAGCTACGGGGTGATGCGTGACGTTCTGGAGCACAGTCGGGCGCCGGTCATTTTCAGCCACTCGTCGGCCCACGCCGTGCACGGGCACCACCGGAACGTTCAGGACGATATCTtgcagcagctggccgcaAAGGGTGGCCTCGTGATGGTCAACTTCTATCCGCTGTTTGTCGGTGGCAACACCATCGACGACGTTATCA AACATCTCAACCATATCAGATCGCTCATCGGAGTGGACCACATCGGAATTGGTGGCGATTACAATGGGGTGACGGACACACCGGAGGGCCTCGAGGATGTCTCTAAGTATCCGGATTTGTTCGATCTGCTGGCGGAAGGCTCGTTCCGAGCGGGGGGCACCTTCGAGCGCTGGACTCGCGATGAGCTGAAGAAGCTGGCCGGTTTGAACTTGATTCGGGTTTTCCACGCGGTCGAGCAGGTCCGCGATAGCCTAACCGGTGAGGACCCGTACGAGGATCTTATACCGTTCGAGGAGTACGAGCGAGCGGGTGTGGCCGTGCAGCCGTGTATGACCGATATCAACATCCACAGGAGCTGA